The following are encoded in a window of Desulfocurvus vexinensis DSM 17965 genomic DNA:
- the tnpA gene encoding IS66 family insertion sequence element accessory protein TnpA has protein sequence MAKASRQQKKHRSADFWRKHVDGWRASKLTQAEYCRRHKLSAGAFYHWKRRFLEQSEDVSGNTPDIVAIPVQQITVKEIQQPIILHASGYQVELAGDFCQGTLVKLLETLGRFA, from the coding sequence ATGGCCAAGGCATCCCGACAACAGAAGAAGCACCGTTCAGCCGATTTTTGGCGTAAGCATGTCGATGGTTGGCGTGCGAGCAAGCTGACGCAAGCCGAATACTGCCGCAGACATAAGCTTTCGGCAGGCGCGTTTTATCACTGGAAGCGGCGTTTCCTAGAGCAAAGCGAAGATGTTTCCGGCAACACGCCGGACATCGTTGCGATTCCGGTTCAGCAGATCACGGTCAAGGAAATCCAGCAACCGATCATTTTGCATGCTTCAGGCTACCAGGTAGAGCTGGCAGGCGACTTTTGCCAGGGCACCCTCGTCAAGCTCCTTGAAACCCTTGGCCGGTTCGCATGA